A DNA window from Paenibacillus sp. HWE-109 contains the following coding sequences:
- a CDS encoding S1 family peptidase produces the protein MATFHEALKHKNRISPVLLKRAEVTAVGVGYADPNKPALGAGVIVYTHQKIVPSSMNSLKGTLAKAGSAVPIRFVHAGKFNSHAQSAKPKGAKAKLFTSRVRPVPGGVSIGRVNPAATGTAGLIVIKNNQLYVLSNNHVLIRDNSTSFTSTLQPGPADGGVASRDTIGRAFQFVRLIPGGVNFQDSAIAIPNANSLLNPRYQISSSGQLITVPGHLLSYPVGLQVMKSGRTTGFVRGTVEANNVDIRVSYGGTLGDLLFRNQSVIRGNNGPVSLPGDSGSVWLRASDRFAAALNFAGTPDGVRSISNPIGLVMSTYGLRVAIPAAGQSYKGGLIRGAAPIGNHAYVQPLTQQQRKRIRAILVKSR, from the coding sequence ATGGCTACTTTTCACGAGGCTCTAAAACATAAGAATAGAATTTCGCCCGTCCTGTTAAAAAGAGCTGAGGTTACGGCCGTAGGAGTAGGTTATGCCGACCCTAATAAACCGGCTCTGGGGGCAGGCGTGATCGTTTATACGCATCAGAAGATCGTCCCTTCCAGTATGAACAGCCTCAAAGGGACATTAGCCAAAGCAGGAAGTGCAGTTCCCATACGTTTCGTGCATGCCGGCAAATTCAATTCCCATGCGCAGAGTGCCAAACCTAAGGGAGCGAAAGCTAAGTTGTTCACAAGTCGAGTGCGTCCTGTTCCCGGAGGCGTAAGTATTGGCAGAGTGAATCCAGCTGCTACAGGAACAGCGGGTCTCATCGTGATTAAAAATAATCAACTGTATGTGCTCAGCAATAACCATGTGTTAATCAGAGACAATTCCACTTCCTTCACATCTACGCTGCAGCCTGGTCCAGCTGATGGCGGCGTTGCAAGCAGAGATACAATTGGCAGAGCCTTTCAATTCGTTCGATTAATTCCGGGAGGCGTTAATTTTCAGGATTCAGCCATAGCGATCCCGAATGCCAATAGTTTGTTAAATCCCCGTTACCAAATTAGCTCATCTGGACAACTGATTACAGTTCCAGGTCATCTGCTCAGCTACCCCGTTGGTCTGCAAGTGATGAAGTCAGGCCGGACAACCGGTTTCGTCAGAGGAACGGTTGAAGCCAATAATGTGGATATTCGGGTTTCCTACGGAGGCACTTTGGGTGATTTGCTATTCCGCAATCAATCTGTCATTCGCGGTAATAACGGACCTGTGTCGCTTCCCGGGGATTCCGGCTCCGTATGGCTCCGGGCAAGCGATCGGTTCGCAGCCGCACTTAATTTCGCGGGAACACCAGACGGTGTCCGTTCGATCAGTAATCCGATTGGCTTGGTCATGTCCACGTATGGGTTGCGTGTGGCGATCCCTGCAGCAGGTCAATCGTACAAGGGGGGGCTGATTCGCGGTGCGGCGCCTATCGGAAATCATGCTTATGTACAGCCGTTAACACAGCAACAACGAAAACGAATAAGAGCTATCCTGGTGAAATCCAGATAA
- a CDS encoding AAA family ATPase, whose translation MRPIQLQMSGLQSYREMQTIQFGQLVDAGVFGIFGPTGSGKSSILDAITLALYGKVERASGGTQAIMNHAEQTLFVSFTFELTNAIGTERYHVERQFKRGTEMSINGTITRLLHMKEQETIVLADKSGEVNQQVQMILGLSMQDFTRAVVLPQGKFAEFLTLTGKDRRQMLQRLFHLEPYGDHLSAKVSSRVKETDSSVKQLAAEQMGLGDASEQALQEASERLAQAEEEAVRSRLHLAQQEANYEQYKQLFEWQQEKEKLELDAQKQQEQESAIREKEHLLQKAEQADRVKPYLDQHSLALDDVRTSGIQLEQMTAHQQAAEITHQTAAEKSEHAQQELAREEGPLMLRLDQLEQALVIEQELNQVQTQIQTARQQEGEAQSNIARLQAEITKQEETKQKAILKQTDLKEKLKTVETSAATRQLLQGAVHEKKTFEQLQLQGAEAHKSKADKADAVAVLERSKQQVLALQEKLQSELAVWLKQSAQTGAEIQNQLKQFSAFIPNLQDVLDVQKRRMKLEERHALAAILANDLQEGELCPVCGSTEHPFSHAKGGQATATEAGKPDSAEDQIHQSELLFQLVKEHVFTHNQLLRKWEAVHQQAWDMSSSPHSTTVEQASLTWEQVAAAATVPSAGRWADAQAGITLEVLLLQWKEMASFAQQQQSAFDELESIYARLHKDQVRYDQQLVQVNAQLEAAGNLWQEADGKLKLFQIALDDQRKRWQETYAELVWEKVEQQLDLLLADERLADELRSRIEKSIPFLEELMSTMQGLQRELLEQDRTALQLHERLQGLAQLAADKSRQLALRAPGAAVPQLIAEATSALARLRQLAQQTKLAHAQAQREQLQAAQRYSAAAEAAAAAARQLAQTERALHSALAENGFASREAAAAAALAPEQRRQWALLAAEHREREQALRAQLAQLAAKLQGRVLSAAEWALTQAQLSAAKAAAEAALEARATAAQGASELAARHTRWRELESRRLEQAAQLERLGKLQAVLKANAFVEYLAEEQLMQVSRAASERLGELTRRRYAIEVDSGGGFVIRDDANGGVKRPVSTLSGGETFLTSLALALALSAQIQLKGEYPLEFFFLDEGFGTLDQDLLDMVIGALEKLHMDSLAVGVISHVPELRARLTRKLIVHPAEPSGRGSRIVLEEL comes from the coding sequence TTGCGTCCAATTCAGTTGCAAATGTCAGGGCTTCAAAGTTATCGCGAAATGCAGACGATTCAGTTTGGCCAGTTAGTGGACGCGGGCGTTTTTGGCATATTCGGGCCGACGGGCAGCGGGAAATCATCGATTTTGGATGCGATCACACTAGCCTTATACGGTAAGGTTGAGAGAGCCAGCGGTGGCACGCAAGCCATTATGAATCATGCGGAACAAACGTTATTCGTTTCCTTTACATTTGAACTTACGAATGCGATCGGCACAGAACGATACCATGTAGAGCGGCAATTCAAGCGTGGGACGGAAATGTCCATCAATGGCACGATAACACGCCTTTTACATATGAAAGAGCAGGAAACGATTGTACTTGCCGACAAATCAGGTGAAGTGAATCAGCAGGTACAGATGATATTGGGGCTGTCGATGCAGGATTTTACGAGAGCGGTCGTGCTTCCGCAGGGGAAATTCGCTGAATTCCTCACGTTGACGGGGAAAGATCGACGGCAAATGCTGCAGCGATTATTTCATTTAGAACCATATGGCGATCATTTAAGCGCCAAAGTCAGCTCCAGGGTGAAGGAAACCGATAGTTCCGTGAAACAGCTCGCTGCTGAGCAAATGGGCCTTGGGGATGCTTCGGAGCAAGCTTTGCAGGAAGCTAGTGAAAGACTTGCACAAGCGGAGGAGGAAGCCGTTCGCAGTCGATTGCATCTTGCCCAGCAGGAAGCGAACTACGAGCAGTACAAACAGCTGTTTGAGTGGCAGCAGGAGAAAGAGAAGCTGGAGCTAGACGCGCAAAAGCAGCAAGAGCAGGAATCAGCGATTCGGGAGAAAGAGCATCTGCTCCAAAAAGCTGAGCAAGCTGATCGCGTTAAGCCTTATTTGGATCAGCACAGTCTCGCTCTCGATGACGTTCGAACGAGCGGGATTCAGTTGGAGCAAATGACAGCCCATCAGCAGGCAGCGGAAATCACGCATCAAACTGCAGCCGAGAAATCCGAGCATGCCCAGCAGGAATTAGCGCGGGAAGAAGGTCCGCTCATGCTGCGGCTTGACCAATTGGAGCAAGCGCTTGTTATCGAGCAGGAGTTGAATCAGGTGCAAACGCAGATTCAAACGGCTCGGCAGCAAGAGGGTGAGGCCCAATCGAATATAGCAAGGCTGCAGGCTGAAATCACGAAACAGGAAGAAACGAAGCAAAAAGCGATTTTGAAACAAACGGATCTCAAAGAAAAACTAAAAACGGTAGAGACGAGTGCGGCAACCAGGCAACTTCTGCAAGGTGCGGTTCATGAGAAGAAGACGTTTGAACAGCTTCAATTGCAAGGGGCGGAAGCTCATAAAAGTAAAGCGGATAAAGCTGATGCAGTGGCGGTTCTGGAACGGAGCAAGCAGCAAGTGCTAGCTCTTCAAGAGAAATTGCAAAGCGAGTTAGCCGTATGGCTGAAGCAATCCGCGCAGACTGGGGCAGAAATTCAGAACCAACTCAAACAATTCTCGGCGTTCATTCCGAATCTGCAAGATGTGCTGGACGTTCAGAAAAGACGGATGAAATTGGAAGAACGTCATGCCTTGGCTGCCATTTTGGCCAATGATTTGCAAGAAGGTGAACTTTGTCCTGTTTGTGGTTCCACGGAACATCCTTTTAGTCACGCAAAGGGAGGGCAAGCAACCGCAACTGAGGCGGGCAAGCCGGATTCAGCAGAAGACCAAATTCATCAATCCGAACTCCTGTTCCAGCTAGTGAAGGAGCATGTATTTACACATAATCAACTGCTGCGCAAATGGGAAGCTGTTCATCAGCAAGCTTGGGATATGTCATCTTCTCCTCATTCAACAACGGTAGAGCAAGCATCTCTTACTTGGGAGCAAGTTGCTGCGGCAGCGACAGTACCCTCAGCAGGAAGATGGGCTGACGCGCAAGCAGGTATAACATTAGAGGTGCTTTTGCTGCAATGGAAGGAAATGGCGTCGTTTGCGCAACAGCAGCAGTCGGCTTTTGATGAATTGGAAAGCATCTATGCCCGTCTTCATAAAGATCAGGTTCGCTATGACCAGCAGCTGGTGCAAGTGAACGCTCAATTGGAAGCGGCTGGAAATCTGTGGCAGGAAGCGGACGGCAAGCTGAAACTTTTTCAGATTGCTTTGGATGATCAGCGGAAGAGATGGCAAGAGACCTATGCTGAGTTGGTTTGGGAAAAGGTTGAGCAGCAGCTTGACTTGCTTCTGGCGGATGAGCGTCTTGCCGATGAACTTCGCAGCCGGATTGAGAAGAGCATTCCATTCCTTGAGGAATTGATGAGCACGATGCAAGGGCTCCAGCGCGAGCTGTTGGAGCAGGATCGAACGGCGCTGCAGCTGCACGAGCGGCTGCAGGGTTTAGCGCAGCTCGCCGCCGACAAGTCGCGGCAGCTCGCTTTGCGCGCGCCAGGCGCGGCTGTGCCGCAGCTCATCGCGGAGGCGACCTCCGCGCTTGCGCGGCTGCGGCAGCTCGCGCAGCAGACCAAGCTCGCGCATGCGCAGGCGCAGCGCGAGCAGCTCCAGGCGGCGCAGCGCTACAGCGCCGCCGCCGAAGCCGCTGCCGCCGCGGCGCGGCAGCTCGCCCAGACCGAGCGCGCGCTGCATAGCGCGCTCGCAGAGAACGGCTTCGCGTCGCGCGAAGCCGCAGCGGCTGCGGCGCTGGCGCCTGAGCAGCGCCGCCAATGGGCGCTGCTCGCGGCGGAGCATCGCGAGCGCGAGCAGGCGCTGCGCGCCCAGCTGGCGCAGCTAGCAGCGAAGCTGCAGGGCCGCGTGCTGAGCGCGGCCGAGTGGGCGCTCACGCAGGCGCAGCTGAGCGCCGCCAAGGCCGCTGCCGAGGCTGCGCTGGAGGCGCGGGCCACAGCGGCGCAGGGCGCCAGCGAGCTCGCTGCGCGGCATACGCGTTGGCGTGAGCTCGAATCGCGCCGTCTCGAGCAGGCGGCGCAGCTGGAACGGCTTGGCAAGCTGCAAGCCGTGCTCAAAGCCAATGCCTTCGTCGAATACCTGGCCGAAGAGCAGCTCATGCAAGTCAGCCGCGCGGCATCGGAGCGGCTCGGTGAACTGACGCGTCGACGCTATGCGATTGAAGTCGACTCAGGCGGCGGCTTTGTCATCCGCGATGATGCCAATGGCGGGGTGAAACGGCCGGTCAGCACATTGTCCGGAGGGGAAACATTCCTTACCTCCCTGGCGCTGGCGCTCGCTCTTTCGGCGCAAATTCAGCTGAAAGGGGAATACCCGCTGGAGTTCTTCTTCCTCGATGAAGGCTTCGGAACGCTGGATCAAGATCTGCTCGATATGGTGATCGGGGCGCTGGAGAAGCTGCATATGGACAGCTTGGCTGTAGGTGTTATCTCCCATGTGCCTGAGCTGCGAGCTCGACTGACGCGCAAATTAATCGTCCATCCTGCCGAACCATCCGGTCGCGGCAGCCGTATCGTTTTAGAAGAATTATAG
- a CDS encoding exonuclease SbcCD subunit D — translation MRILHTGDWHFGRSLEGRSRLEEQTAFVDELVRIVQDEAIDLVLIAGDIYDSVNPPAAAEQLFYEGIARLAEGGKRHVAIISGNHDHPDRLAAAGPLAAKQGITIIGLPIPEIQSIGIAKTGEMARLIALPYPSESRLKELLSDIAEEEVLRSKYSERVGALIRKQAQFFQTDTVNLIMSHLYVLGGHETESERPIQVGGAYTVDTNALTAGAQYVALGHLHRPQNVKAASPIRYCGSPLAYSFSEAGQAKSVTILDLAPGQAAEPKEIYLTSGRPLVSWKAKDGIGQVHQWLEEGRDASAWIDLEITMTSAMSIEQIQTLRKAYEGFIHIRPIYPEMETARAAVAKADLTMEEHFTRFYARQTGGAQPEPELVRLFLELVQEKDLTDSFGD, via the coding sequence ATGCGGATTTTACACACGGGGGATTGGCATTTTGGGCGATCCCTTGAAGGACGAAGCCGTTTGGAGGAACAGACGGCTTTTGTGGATGAGCTTGTGCGTATCGTTCAGGATGAGGCGATTGATTTGGTATTAATTGCAGGGGATATCTACGATAGTGTGAATCCGCCTGCGGCTGCTGAGCAGCTCTTTTATGAAGGTATCGCGCGCTTGGCAGAAGGCGGGAAGCGGCATGTAGCGATTATTTCCGGAAATCATGATCACCCGGATCGGCTTGCCGCCGCAGGTCCACTTGCCGCCAAACAAGGGATAACGATTATTGGACTTCCGATACCTGAAATTCAGTCGATTGGCATAGCTAAGACTGGCGAAATGGCGCGCTTAATTGCGCTGCCCTATCCTTCGGAATCCCGTTTGAAGGAGCTGCTGTCCGACATCGCCGAAGAAGAGGTACTGCGCAGCAAGTATTCGGAGCGGGTTGGAGCGCTGATTCGCAAACAGGCCCAATTTTTCCAGACGGATACGGTGAATTTGATTATGAGTCATTTGTATGTACTTGGCGGTCATGAGACGGAATCTGAGCGGCCAATTCAAGTAGGCGGAGCTTATACGGTGGATACGAATGCACTGACGGCAGGCGCCCAGTACGTGGCCTTGGGGCATTTGCACAGACCGCAGAATGTAAAAGCGGCCTCCCCCATCCGCTATTGCGGATCACCGCTCGCCTACAGCTTCTCGGAAGCTGGACAAGCGAAGTCCGTTACGATCCTGGATCTGGCTCCCGGACAAGCTGCTGAGCCGAAGGAAATTTATCTGACTTCCGGCCGGCCGCTCGTAAGCTGGAAAGCCAAAGATGGCATCGGTCAGGTGCATCAATGGCTGGAAGAGGGGCGAGATGCTTCAGCATGGATCGATCTGGAAATTACGATGACTTCAGCAATGTCTATTGAGCAGATTCAAACGCTGCGCAAAGCCTATGAGGGCTTTATTCACATTCGTCCGATATATCCAGAGATGGAAACGGCTCGGGCAGCTGTAGCCAAAGCTGATTTAACGATGGAGGAGCATTTTACCCGGTTCTATGCGCGTCAAACCGGTGGTGCGCAGCCTGAACCGGAATTAGTGCGGTTGTTTCTGGAATTAGTGCAGGAGAAAGATCTGACTGATTCATTCGGGGATTAG
- the addA gene encoding helicase-exonuclease AddAB subunit AddA translates to MNKQQPKPLGSTWTDDQWDAITLKGQNMLVAAAAGSGKTAVLVERIIRRISDEWEPVDVDRLLVATFTKAAASEMKHRIREALEKELMKQPHSQHLRKQLALMGRASITTLHSFCLEVVQRYFSLIRLDPGFRIANETEAELLRQDLLGDMLEEYYAASGENSAFWRLVDSFSGERNDDAIMQLIQKLYDVSRSHPWPEHWLRATASMFGPPAPKMQEGMEESAFIFEEALPYVAAAAAPVDYSRWEQSLIRDLTLDLEGTADLLRQAIVIAESPGGPAPYLDNLQEDLLLVNNLLETTTYPWEVLYRGFQTVEFGKLKACRGDDYDKGMQEEVKELRNKAKDQINTIQEELFGRTPEQFHQEIAEMAPLLHTLVDLVVDFGERYQVGKRAKGLIDFADLEHYCLQILSAPGSIPGELVPSEAANSYRQQFVEVLLDEYQDTNRVQEAIVELISQAKPGNRFMVGDVKQSIYRFRLAEPGLFLEKYKAYRSNKAEPTLNTSPGGRIDLARNFRSRLQVVDAVNFVFKQIMNESVGEIAYDERAELVYGAGYPPSASDCSVEMLLIDRAADAPDKTESYASGDEDEELSADLGAQGEALPPDPVLEAQELETAQLEARTIARQIRGLLGAGGQEVFQVFDKRTGGDRPATYRDIVILLRATQMWSPILIEELKKQGIPAYAELSTGYFSATEVEVMLSLLKVIDNPYQDVPLAAVLRSPVVQLTAEDLAQIRVADKTLPFYESVLQLVSGERLPGNEVLFGKLSYFLTLLEKWRNEARQGSLADLIWLIYRETGYYDFAGGLPGGMQRQANLRALYDRARQYESTSLRGLFRFLRFIERMKESGGDLGTARALGEQEDVVRIMSIHKSKGLEFPVVFVAGMAKMFNQRDLNEAFLLHKELGFGPRFVDTALRVSYPTLPSLAIKRRMKLELLAEEMRVLYVALTRAREKLYLLGTVKSLDKLLRGWGRHLARTEWYLPDFELAKAKSYLDWVGPALLRHPDSTLWRERLGISESSSGVRLLADSSRWKLTVIVPEDLQDVELLEEESYIPDGNRMESIRQLEPVAASGVWKSWLEDKLSWDYAYPDAPKLFAKTTVSEIKRLSEMNRIADEMELPFGGDVASLEGEAAVVGTSKTASALWRRPRFMEEKKLTAAEKGTIVHAVMQNLSLQEAPTEASIRATLAEMLDKMTLTLEQSEVVDIPVMLQFFQTEVGKRMVRAANVQREVPFSYGLPAEEVYAGIDRSTTGETVLIQGVIDCLFEDELGLVLVDYKTDAVKGSSDAELQLRYEKQISLYSRAVEHIWKRPLSGKFLYFFDGAKLLEM, encoded by the coding sequence ATGAATAAACAACAGCCTAAGCCTCTCGGAAGTACATGGACGGACGATCAATGGGACGCCATTACACTAAAGGGTCAAAATATGTTGGTCGCAGCAGCTGCGGGTTCCGGTAAAACGGCCGTCCTCGTGGAGCGGATTATCCGCCGAATTTCGGATGAATGGGAGCCTGTGGACGTGGATCGGCTGCTAGTCGCAACCTTCACCAAAGCGGCTGCCTCGGAGATGAAGCATCGGATTCGCGAAGCGCTGGAGAAAGAACTGATGAAGCAGCCGCATTCGCAGCATCTGCGCAAGCAGCTTGCCTTAATGGGACGCGCTTCGATTACGACGCTGCACTCCTTCTGTTTGGAAGTCGTGCAGCGCTACTTCAGTCTCATTCGTTTGGATCCCGGCTTCCGGATCGCGAATGAAACGGAAGCCGAGCTGTTGCGCCAAGACTTGCTTGGCGACATGCTCGAGGAATATTACGCCGCAAGCGGAGAGAACAGCGCCTTCTGGAGGCTGGTCGATTCGTTCAGCGGCGAGCGCAACGACGACGCCATCATGCAGCTTATTCAGAAGCTGTATGATGTGTCGCGCAGCCACCCGTGGCCGGAGCATTGGCTAAGGGCTACGGCTTCGATGTTTGGTCCTCCTGCACCGAAGATGCAGGAGGGAATGGAAGAAAGTGCCTTCATCTTCGAAGAGGCACTGCCTTATGTTGCGGCTGCCGCTGCGCCGGTCGATTATTCTCGCTGGGAGCAGAGTTTGATTCGCGACCTGACGCTCGATTTGGAAGGCACTGCGGACTTGCTGCGTCAAGCAATCGTCATTGCGGAATCGCCTGGCGGGCCGGCCCCGTACTTGGACAATTTGCAAGAGGATTTATTGCTCGTGAATAATTTACTCGAAACTACTACCTATCCATGGGAAGTTCTGTATCGAGGTTTTCAAACTGTTGAATTCGGGAAGCTCAAAGCTTGCCGAGGCGATGATTATGACAAAGGCATGCAAGAGGAAGTCAAAGAGCTTCGGAATAAAGCCAAGGACCAGATCAATACAATCCAGGAAGAACTGTTCGGCCGAACTCCGGAACAATTTCATCAGGAGATTGCTGAGATGGCGCCGCTGCTGCATACGCTAGTAGACTTGGTGGTTGATTTTGGAGAACGATACCAAGTAGGCAAGCGAGCTAAAGGCTTAATTGATTTTGCCGATCTGGAGCATTATTGTCTGCAAATTCTAAGCGCTCCGGGTTCGATCCCGGGAGAACTCGTGCCTTCTGAAGCGGCTAACTCGTATCGGCAGCAATTTGTGGAAGTGCTTTTGGATGAGTATCAAGATACGAATCGCGTGCAGGAAGCAATTGTTGAATTAATCTCGCAGGCGAAGCCAGGCAACCGATTTATGGTTGGCGACGTGAAACAAAGTATTTACCGGTTCCGCCTTGCTGAGCCAGGACTTTTTCTGGAGAAATACAAGGCTTACCGTTCCAATAAAGCTGAACCTACGTTAAACACATCCCCGGGCGGGCGCATCGATTTGGCGCGGAACTTCCGGAGCCGTCTGCAAGTGGTTGATGCGGTGAATTTTGTGTTCAAACAAATCATGAATGAATCTGTCGGTGAAATCGCCTATGACGAGCGGGCAGAACTTGTATACGGAGCGGGATACCCGCCATCTGCCTCAGATTGTTCGGTCGAAATGCTGCTTATTGACCGCGCAGCGGATGCACCCGACAAGACGGAATCATACGCTTCGGGAGATGAGGATGAAGAGCTGAGTGCGGACTTGGGAGCTCAGGGGGAAGCGCTGCCTCCAGACCCTGTTCTGGAAGCGCAAGAGCTTGAAACAGCCCAGTTGGAAGCCCGAACCATCGCGCGGCAAATCAGAGGATTGTTGGGTGCAGGGGGACAGGAAGTTTTTCAGGTTTTTGATAAAAGAACTGGAGGAGATCGGCCTGCCACGTACCGGGACATCGTGATTCTGCTGCGGGCAACACAGATGTGGTCGCCGATTCTTATCGAGGAGCTCAAGAAGCAGGGGATACCCGCGTATGCGGAGCTAAGCACGGGCTATTTCTCGGCAACGGAAGTGGAAGTGATGCTTTCGTTATTGAAGGTCATCGATAACCCGTATCAGGATGTCCCTTTGGCAGCGGTGCTTCGATCGCCAGTTGTTCAATTAACGGCTGAAGATCTGGCGCAAATTCGTGTCGCGGACAAAACCTTGCCATTTTATGAGTCCGTACTACAACTGGTTAGTGGTGAAAGGCTGCCTGGCAATGAAGTCTTATTCGGGAAGCTAAGTTACTTCTTGACCTTGCTGGAAAAATGGCGAAATGAGGCAAGACAGGGCTCGTTGGCTGATTTAATCTGGTTGATTTATCGAGAAACGGGCTACTACGATTTCGCAGGCGGTTTGCCGGGGGGCATGCAAAGACAAGCGAACTTGAGGGCGCTGTATGACCGGGCTCGGCAATATGAAAGCACATCCTTGCGCGGATTATTTCGATTCCTTCGTTTTATTGAACGTATGAAAGAAAGCGGCGGCGATCTGGGAACAGCGCGAGCGCTCGGCGAGCAAGAGGATGTTGTGCGGATTATGTCTATTCACAAAAGCAAAGGGCTGGAATTTCCTGTTGTATTCGTCGCTGGCATGGCCAAAATGTTTAACCAGCGAGATTTGAATGAAGCGTTTCTGCTGCACAAAGAGCTTGGTTTTGGGCCGCGATTTGTCGATACCGCACTGCGGGTTAGTTATCCGACATTGCCTTCGCTGGCGATCAAGAGACGCATGAAGCTGGAGCTATTGGCTGAAGAAATGCGAGTACTGTATGTCGCCTTAACCAGAGCGAGAGAGAAGCTTTATTTACTGGGAACGGTGAAGTCGCTGGACAAGCTGCTGCGTGGCTGGGGACGTCATCTTGCCAGAACAGAATGGTATTTGCCTGACTTTGAACTAGCCAAAGCCAAAAGCTATCTGGACTGGGTAGGTCCTGCCTTGCTTCGTCACCCGGATAGTACGCTATGGAGAGAGCGGCTAGGGATTAGCGAATCCTCCTCGGGTGTGCGGCTTCTAGCTGATTCTTCCAGGTGGAAACTTACGGTTATTGTGCCTGAGGACTTGCAGGACGTTGAATTGCTGGAAGAAGAAAGCTATATTCCCGACGGGAATCGGATGGAAAGTATCCGTCAGCTGGAGCCTGTGGCTGCATCAGGAGTTTGGAAAAGTTGGTTGGAAGACAAGCTTTCGTGGGATTATGCCTACCCGGATGCTCCCAAACTTTTTGCCAAAACAACGGTTTCCGAAATCAAAAGGTTGTCGGAGATGAATCGGATTGCCGATGAAATGGAGCTTCCTTTTGGCGGCGATGTGGCGTCATTGGAAGGGGAGGCTGCTGTCGTAGGGACCAGTAAAACGGCTTCTGCCTTGTGGCGCAGACCTAGGTTTATGGAAGAAAAGAAGCTGACCGCAGCCGAAAAAGGAACGATTGTTCATGCGGTCATGCAAAACCTGTCTTTGCAGGAAGCGCCGACAGAGGCTAGCATTCGAGCTACTTTAGCAGAGATGCTTGACAAGATGACGCTAACTTTGGAGCAAAGTGAAGTCGTAGACATTCCCGTTATGCTGCAATTTTTTCAGACCGAGGTTGGAAAACGGATGGTCCGGGCTGCGAATGTGCAGCGTGAGGTGCCGTTCAGCTATGGGTTGCCTGCCGAAGAAGTGTATGCCGGCATTGATCGTTCCACGACAGGTGAGACCGTATTGATCCAAGGGGTTATCGATTGTTTATTTGAAGATGAACTCGGGCTTGTGCTTGTTGATTATAAAACTGATGCCGTCAAGGGCAGCAGTGATGCGGAGCTTCAATTGCGTTATGAGAAGCAAATATCGCTGTATTCGCGGGCTGTGGAACATATCTGGAAGCGGCCGTTAAGCGGCAAGTTCCTGTATTTTTTTGACGGAGCCAAATTGCTGGAGATGTAG